The Mycolicibacterium boenickei genome has a segment encoding these proteins:
- a CDS encoding cold-shock protein, with protein sequence MAQGTVKWFNGEKGFGFIAPDGGAPDVFVHYSEITGGGFRSLEENQRVEFEITQGAKGPQAVGVTAV encoded by the coding sequence ATGGCACAGGGAACTGTGAAATGGTTCAACGGCGAAAAGGGCTTCGGCTTCATCGCCCCTGACGGTGGCGCTCCTGACGTCTTCGTCCACTATTCCGAGATCACCGGCGGCGGTTTTCGTTCACTCGAAGAGAACCAGCGCGTCGAGTTCGAGATCACCCAGGGAGCCAAGGGCCCCCAGGCAGTAGGAGTTACTGCGGTCTAA